In the Clavelina lepadiformis chromosome 8, kaClaLepa1.1, whole genome shotgun sequence genome, one interval contains:
- the LOC143469881 gene encoding integrin alpha-1-like isoform X1 — MKVHAYHRKVGLFIKFMHLVVLFQMERTEAFNILVDGHTENVFVRKDEVNSFGETNREFNGDSFFGYNIFLQLINNGFEDTIQFATGAPTEMLQSYKNSNTEEGGLIKEPSPQLRAAVSSTDAMGELYYCETSQLHFMNTTHFRIHNCTRNANIDRQLAGFELSNQDALGISLSSFPLKKTGQSLSTANTMVTCAHLREHDCGTNYKAEGACYVSETVPGRGDSQKITQWQKRVPCRHSCFEKDIDLMFVVDGSFSVGNESFNKVKNWIKDVSEGFEIAKQVQVGVVQYSFWYANKKDQTYMTTEIALGQYKDKKQFDDAVDSIKYHGYSTYTAHAINKTIKEDFNGPASRYPDARRVMILLTDGNADDAELLGGATKYAADQDVESFAVGVSQYRLDQLELIATSPGNVITVDDFDDLTNIVSELQKGIQIMEGAASPDIHNELMQCQAGISTAFDKNGALYLGAVGAYDWSGTVIKYDSSNDEEASIPSYEEVQRVLPDRAKESYLGYSVTSGRFNGGSVQYVASGAPRYMLEGAVVVYESVVASANFDNSQTLRAHESQRQLGSYFGGSVLALDVNNDNKDDLLVGAPLYTGEGFDEGRVFVFVTKSGTYPADWASSSEPPLELVSIAPGGRFGTTMASAGDLNKDGYNDVIIGAPLSEGDRGSIFIYHGSADGIDTGYKQKISASDITGTNLFYFGQSIQGGVDLDGNQYPDVAVGAPKSDTVVIFRSRPVAVLNGTVEFTTDSISILDCFKIENRQCVKVTACITVTGEGIEDNIEVNYTLNLDTRALNKRIEFRTIANSTQSGYGTLNYNMTIETGTPACETYDVYVKQTVEDYFSEPLVAELDYALSPRHLQQPLSSISDPSLDYKATDEAEFASSCAGPTCNYDLRLAGSITVPNATLNGVDLTDGGNVIIVGSDSGQVTVRMNFSNHAEVAFGARVTVTYPARLSWSNVAGFESSNPTFKQPCVADQEGPQNGTYLSRILNYQYDSQRGNIMTNDDWCYFVFKFSLSNLRDGDIVDQVDIRIAADTIRAGVDRNKNDNEIDFSKMVKYRADATVQRQPITPSIVFDFDDSTEPITSVRQIGVNTSDVQYPLEITGRGYANIPFSTITLSYPSILPLPEGSTGPFHLLYLYELTCESRTGGNAACECDVSNVNRYDLSINLVAQDNATGPSVNYTSYPKKFGLQTSFDCSTDNPPQGYVCEMINCNITNLSQNSKISFVANFRAWTKSFNLPNRTASVQLISGFRFSTENSRLLINNAGNNVTIDNKALSTTVTLRPGEQPGSEDNPIWIYILAAIGGLLLLIVIVVILWKLGFFKSKYANMKQEALEWNDANGGADGGAPNGDESTADMVGS, encoded by the exons GTTCAACGGAGATTCATTTTTTggatataatatttttttgcagcTTATTAATAATGGATTTGAAGACACAATACA ATTTGCCACGGGCGCTCCCACTGAAATGTTACAATCATATAAGAACAGCAACACGGAAGAAGGTGGACTAATCAAAGAGCCCAGCCCACAATTGAGAGCAGCTGTGTCATCCACTGATGCAATGGGAGAGCTGTACTATTGTG AAACATCTCAGCTACATTTCATGAACACGACACATTTTCGAATACACAACTGTACAAGAAATGCCAACATTGATCGTCAGCTGGCTGGATTTGAACTGAGTAACCAGGACGCTTTGGGCATTTCATTATCAAGCTTTCCGTTAAAAAAGACTGGCCAATCGCTGTCGACTGCAAACACCATGGTG acGTGTGCCCATCTGCGTGAACATGACTGTGGTACAAATTATAAAGCGGAAGGTGCTTGTTATGTTTCTGAAACTGTCCCAGGACGAGGTGATTCGCAGAAGATAACCCAGTGGCAAAAACGTGTCCCATGCAGGCACA GTTGCTTTGAAAAGGACATAGATCTCATGTTTGTGGTTGATGGATCATTTTCTGTTGGCAATGAGAGttttaacaaagtaaaaaactgGATCAAAGACGTCTCTGAGGGTTTTGAAATTGCCAAACAAGTCCAAGTCGGAGTG GTTCAATATTCGTTCTGGTACGCAAACAAAAAGGACCAGACATACATGACCACGGAAATAGCTCTCGGACAGTACAAAGACAAAAAGCAATTTGACGATGCAGTCGACTCTATCAAG TACCACGGATACAGCACATACACAGCCCATGCAATCAACAAAACTATAAAAGAAGATTTTAATGGTCCAGCAAGTAGATACCCAGACGCTAGGCGAGTCATGATCCTTTTGACTGATGGAAATGCTGACGATGCGGA ATTGCTTGGTGGTGCAACAAAATATGCTGCTGATCAAGATGTCGAATCATTCGCGGTTGGTGTTAGTCAATACAGACTTGACCAGTTAGAGCTCATTGCCACCAGCCCCGGCAACGTCATCACTGTCGATGATTTTGATGACCTCACCAACATCGTATCTGAGCTTCAAAAGGGCATTCAAATTATGGAAG GTGCTGCGTCGCCGGATATCCATAATGAGCTGATGCAATGCCAGGCTGGGATATCAACCGCCTTTGACAAG AATGGAGCTCTTTACTTGGGAGCCGTTGGAGCATACGACTGGAGCGGAACCGTTATAAAATACGACTCTTCTAACGACGAAGAAGCATCCATTCCTTCGTATGAAGAGGTTCAGAGAGTTTTGCCCGATCGAGCCAAAGAATCTTACTTAG GTTATTCTGTAACATCTGGAAGGTTTAATGGGGGGAGTGTGCAGTATGTGGCGAGTGGTGCACCCCGCTATATGTTGGAAGGAGCT GTGGTCGTTTATGAGTCGGTTGTTGCTAGTGCAAACTTTGACAATTCTCAAACACTTCGAGCGCACGAGAGCCAGCGACAGCTCGGAAGCTATTTTGGCGGCTCGGTACTGGCTTTGGATGTAaataacgataacaaagatgACCTTCTGGTTGGTGCACCCTTGTATACTGGAGAAGGCTTTGATGAGGGTCGAGTGTTTGTCTTTGTTACTAAAAGTGGCACCTATCCAGCAGATTGG GCTTCGTCCAGCGAACCTCCACTGGAGTTAGTATCAATCGCACCTGGTGGTCGCTTCGGTACTACAATGGCTTCGGCCGGTGATCTGAACAAAGACGGctacaatgacgtcatcataggTGCTCCCTTGAGCGAAGGCGACAGAGGATCCATCTTTATCTACCACGGAAGCGCAGATGGCATTGATACGGGATATAAGCAG AAAATTTCTGCATCTGATATCACCGGAACAAACCTTTTCTATTTTGGCCAATCTATTCAAGGGGGGGTTGATTTAGATGGGAATCAGTACCCAGATGTGGCAGTTGGTGCTCCAAAGAGTGACACAGTGGTCATATTTAG gtCACGCCCTGTTGCAGTTTTGAACGGAACAGTTGAGTTCACTACAGATTCGATATCTATACTGGACTGCTTTAAAATAGAGAACCGTCAATGTGTTAAAGTCACAGCCTGTATTACTGTGACTGGTGAAGGAATTGAAGATAACATCG AAGTGAATTACACGCTCAATTTGGATACCAGAGCTCTGAACAAACGAATTGAATTTCGAACCATTGCCAATTCCACACAGTCTGGCTATGGAACTTTAAACTACAACATGACCATTGAAACAGGAACACCAGCATGTGAAACTTACGACGTTTACGTTAAG CAAACCGTAGAGGATTACTTTTCGGAGCCTCTAGTTGCGGAATTGGATTATGCTCTTTCACCGAGACATTTACAGCAGCCACTTTCTTCCATAAGTGATCC CTCTCTAGATTACAAGGCGACAGATGAAGCTGAATTTGCAAGTTCTTGTGCGGGGCCCACATGCAATTATGATCTTCGACTAGCTGGTTCTATTACTGTTCCAAACGCAACACTTAACGG TGTGGACTTGACAGATGGGGGCAATGTGATTATAGTAGGTTCTGACAGCGGACAAGTGACAGTCAGAATGAACTTCAGCAACCATGCAGAGGTCGCTTTTGGCGCTAGAGTGACAGTCACTTACCCGGCCCGACTCAGTTGGTCGAAt GTGGCAGGCTTCGAAAGCTCTAATCCAACTTTCAAACAGCCGTGCGTTGCAGACCAAGAAGGTCCCCAAAATGGAACATACTTAAGCCGAATACTCAACTATCAATACGACAGTCAACGTGGCAACATCATGACAAATGACGACTGG TGCTACTTTGTGTTCAAATTTTCGTTGTCCAATTTACGTGATGGAGATATTGTGGACCAAGTCGACATTCGTATTGCCGCCGACACGAT ACGAGCGGGTGTGGATAGAAATAAGAATGACAACGAAATTGACTTTAGTAAAATGGTTAAGTATCGAGCAGATGCAACAGTTCAAAG GCAACCTATTACTCCATCTATCGTTTTCGATTTTGACGATTCAACTGAACCTATTACATCCGTCAGGCAAATCGGAGTGAACACTTCGGATGTTCAATATCCATTGGAG ATCACCGGGCGTGGGTATGCAAATATTCCTTTCTCGACGATAACCCTGAGTTACCCGAGCATCTTACCGCTACCCGAAGGGTCCACCGGCCCATTCcatttgctttatttgtaTGAGCTTACTTGCGAATCTAGAACG GGTGGTAATGCAGCCTGCGAGTGTGACGTATCTAACGTCAATAGATACGACTTGAGTATAAACCTTGTTGCTCAAGACAATGCTACTGGACCAAGCGTGAACTACACTTCGTACCCGAAAAAATTTGGCCTGCAGACATCATTC GATTGTTCCACTGACAATCCACCACAAGGCTACGTGTGTGAAATGATAAACTGCAATATAACAAACTTGAGtcaaaacagcaaaatttcTTTCGTAGCTAACTTCAGGGCATGGACTAAAAGTTTTAATCTTCCG AACCGCACTGCAAGCGTACAGTTGATATCCGGATTCCGATTCAGCACTGAAAATTCTCGTCTTTTGATAAACAACGCAGGAAACAATGTTACGATTGATAATAAAGCG TTGTCCACTACAGTCACACTTCGTCCAGGTGAACAACCGGGTAGCGAAGACAACCCAATATGGATTTACATCCTTGCGGCTATAGGAGGACTTCTGCTTCTTATTGTCATTGTAGTTATTTTGTGGAAA ttgGGATTTTTCAAGAGCAAATACGCAAACATGAAGCAAGAAGCCCTGGAATGGAATGATGCAAACGGAGGAGCCGATGGTGGAGCACCAAATGGCGACGAGTCAACAGCTGACATGGTTGGAAGCTAA
- the LOC143469789 gene encoding uncharacterized protein LOC143469789 produces MCRCVGYFTMTAVSAVSLSTTQLNDLPGNKITSQKERPKPPTTKSKAGLVMHMRAAPSDHFISARGGQNERLVSFKEHAKESAKTSSVAKTIKAMPYAKGKDPLRSCIPFNYDSTRRESAISLKCESHESSSETSDEEDSDDDSTIEHVPQASGHNLNKAKEKRLLESLMQVDDEEDDKLLRIQLQTDEDIYQMWRRAGAKTTEPGTRSQGYGNNKINIKATPPPPKTGSNAVRSYRGRKTCWISGWDSFDSIACPPRSKVEAKPKTTAMNASRPLPKYVNDRNLNEPTYLFFHYTDIKRYIEQYRSQHVCEDLTRKYSNFNQTVDIFPRPPVIRESNYQVKFDLQPTDHRYRLVPPTAKFIGNVKYHDETSKKLSSEKGFQDKASQIYHQQIAKAPQTDPSLMRLDVYKGSNRTKSPTSESWASNSDKSVQQKLNNHMKNIRKQIDERRMGENKEKTGFTHQSNSNQYSLSGNQGALADMPARVGSQRNYDRKFHNSPFPAPLVESWEQVKPESNDAELFAKIMHANSQVLENAPTRSNDSKLEIPYQTTDKCFAVQKVHKLRVDHKGARKTKFNQNAQKHMNLLHQNVILQEDYFPENENSDGKYQFSNEQLVYETFDNSRNGNFKNNRMKSLIAAEIYNLQQRKIITSEQRKKLHKFRLALSNMSYHPNKAVPTGQQCNSATRRVIAGSIRAFYSKTTQEDHLAEQKRLESAKSRETISLQDAEDNQPIIVVSQPHLRQFGDESRNKLVSPLISRPLIGGKPVEKRSNHPADAKQFTRITDLLQVRKRQRSHSATGSRAVSAVSVQQRHNSASSSNSNPRLAKVGCIKRERKNP; encoded by the exons ATGTGCAGATGTGTAGGCTATTTTACAATGACAGCAGTTAGCGCAGTAAGCCTCTCGACGACACAGCTAAATGATTTGCCAGGAAACAAGATCACGTCACAAAAGGAAAGGCCGAAACCGCCAACAACGAAAAGCAAAGCTGGGTTGGTGATGCATATGCGTGCAGCACCCAGCGATCACTTTATCAGCGCCAGAGGCGGACAAAATGAAAGACTTGTCTCCTTCAAGGAACATGCTAAGGAATCAGCTAAAACATCCTCTGTagcaaaaacaattaaagcaATGCCGTACGCGAAAGGCAAAGATCCCTTACGTTCTTGCATCCCGTtcaattatgactcaacaagaAGAGAAAGTGCAATCTCTTTGAAATGTGAAAGCCATGAGAGCTCTTCTGAAACGTCCGATGAAGAAGACAGCGACGATGACTCCACCATTGAACATGTTCCTCAAGCATCCGGACACAATTTAAATAAAGCGAAAGAGAAACGTTTACTGGAAAGTTTGATGCAAGTTGATGATGAGGAAGATGACAAATTGCTGCGGATTCAGCTCCAAACAGATGAGGATATTTATCAAATGTGGCGACGTGCTGGTGCTAAAACAACTGAGCCTGGAACCAGGAGCCAGGGCTAcggaaacaataaaataaacattaaagcTACCCCACCACCACCGAAAACAGGATCCAACGCCGTAAGATCGTATCGAGGAAGAAAAACCTGTTGGATTTCAGGATGGGATTCCTTTGACAGTATTGCATGTCCTCCTAGGAGCAAAGTCGAAGCAAAGCCTAAGACTACGGCGATGAATGCATCAAGGCCTCTTCCAAAATACGTAAACGATCGTAATCTCAACGAACcaacttatttatttttccatTACACCGACATTAAGCGTTACATTGAGCAATATCGAAGTCAGCACGTTTGTGAAGACTTGACCagaaaatattctaact TTAATCAAACGGTTGACATTTTCCCCCGACCACCTGTCATCAGAGAAAGTAATTATCAAGTTAAATTCGACCTACAGCCAACCGACCACCGTTACAGATTGGTGCCTCCAACTGCTAAGTTCATAGGTAATGTAAAGTACCATGATGAGACAAGTAAAAAACTTTCTAGTGAAAAAGGATTTCAAGACAAGGCAAGCCAAATTTATCATCAACAAATAGCAAAG GCTCCACAAACTGACCCGAGCTTGATGCGTCTGGATGTTTACAAAGGTTCCAACCGCACGAAGTCACCGACCAGTGAAAGCTGGGCAAGCAACTCAGACAAAAGCGTGCAACAAAA ATTGAACAACCACATGAAGAATATTCGGAAGCAAATTGACGAAAGACGTATGggtgaaaacaaagaaaagaccGGATTCACACACCAGTCAAATAGCAATCAATATTCTCTCAGTGGAAATCAG GGTGCTCTGGCCGATATGCCAGCTCGAGTTGGAAGCCAAAGAAATTACGATAGAAAATTTCACAACTCTCCCTTCCCGGCCCCATTGGTGGAAAGCTGGGAACAAGTGAAACCTGAAAGTAACGATgcagaactctttgcaaaaataatgCACGCCAATAGTCAGGTCTTGGAAAACGCACCGACTAGATCTAACGATAGCAAATTGGAAATTCCATACCAAACAACGGATAAATGTTTTGCCGTTCAAAAAGTACACAAACTCAGAGTAGATCACAAGGGAGCTCGTAAGACAAAATTCAATCAAAATGCGCAGAAACACATGAACCTGCTACACCAAAACGTTATCTTACAAGAGGATTATTTTCCTGAAAACGAAAATAGTGACGGGAAGTATCAGTTTAGTAACGAGCAATTGGTCTATGAGACTTTTGATAATTCTCGTAAcggaaatttcaaaaacaacagaatGAAATCCTTAATTGCAGCTGAAATCTACAACTTACAGCAGAGGAAAATAATTACAAGCGAGCAACGAAAAAAACTTCACAAATTTCGTCTTGCTCTGTCCAACATGTCATACCATCCTAATAAAGCTGTGCCGACTGGACAACAATGTAATAGCGCCACCAGACGGGTGATAGCTGGAAGTATAAGAGCcttttattcaaaaacaacacaagAGGATCATTTGGCAGAACAGAAAAGACTTGAATCTGCTAAATCTCGGGAAACGATTAGCCTACAAGACGCCGAAGATAATCAACCGATTATAGTTGTCAGTCAACCACACTTGAGGCAGTTTGGAGACGAATCCCGTAACAAGTTGGTTTCTCCGTTAATAAGCAGGCCTCTTATCGGCGGAAAACCTGTCGAAAAACGCTCCAACCATCCGGCTGACGCAAAGCAATTTACTCGAATCACCGACTTGCTGCAGGTCAGAAAAAGGCAACGGAGTCATTCTGCTACCGGCTCACGTGCGGTGTCAGCAGTCTCCGTCCAACAACGACATAACTCTGCATCCAGTTCCAATAGCAACCCGAGATTGGCAAAAGTTGGCTGCATTAAACGAGAAAGAAAGAATCCCTAA